A portion of the Dehalococcoidales bacterium genome contains these proteins:
- a CDS encoding heme-binding protein, which translates to MIEKKTLGLAEAEKAVKAMIEEAAKDPRPMSVAVVDAWGNLICFARMDGASALTARMAQNKAYTAACFSNDTRNINQWFKGAGKDVVWYDDHRLTPIHGGNCVRSGNVVVGAIGTSGRHEDEDEALSLVGKAAIESDI; encoded by the coding sequence AAAGCGGTCAAGGCCATGATTGAGGAGGCAGCGAAGGACCCCAGGCCGATGTCCGTGGCTGTGGTGGACGCCTGGGGAAACCTGATTTGCTTTGCCAGGATGGACGGCGCCAGTGCCCTTACGGCTCGTATGGCCCAGAACAAGGCCTATACGGCGGCGTGCTTCAGTAATGATACCCGCAACATCAATCAATGGTTCAAAGGGGCCGGCAAGGACGTGGTCTGGTACGATGACCACAGGCTCACTCCGATTCACGGTGGCAACTGTGTAAGGTCGGGCAACGTGGTGGTTGGTGCCATCGGCACCAGCGGCCGCCACGAAGACGAGGACGAAGCCCTGTCGCTGGTCGGTAAGGCAGCCATTGAGAGCGACATCTAG